From Oryza brachyantha chromosome 9, ObraRS2, whole genome shotgun sequence, a single genomic window includes:
- the LOC102706320 gene encoding transcription factor HEC1-like: protein MDFDLLNSYPEAQLDLMSTMLQLEQLTALTDQSLFMAAPTSPPVSPMGTPSPQFSPPPQMSMTTTTAGGYQELQDQYSMPATYGAGAGVQQLDFAMSSPGSDSGGPQGSSSSSEAMREMIFHIAALQPVEIDPEAVRPPKRRNVRISKDPQSVAARLRRERISERIRILQRLVPGGTKMDTASMLDEAIHYVKFLKSQVQSLERAAAATGAAAHRAAAFGAAYPAALPLQHHAPW, encoded by the coding sequence ATGGACTTCGACTTGCTGAATTCCTACCCGGAAGCGCAGCTTGACCTGATGAGCACGATGCTTCAGCTGGAGCAGCTCACTGCGCTCACTGACCAGTCGCTATTCATGGCGGCGCCAACTTCGCCGCCGGTATCACCCATGGGGACCCCTTCACCCCAGTTCTCTCCACCGCCGCAGATGTCGATGACCACCACCACGGCCGGTGGCTACCAGGAGCTCCAGGACCAGTATTCCATGCCGGCCACGTacggcgccggtgccggcgtGCAACAGCTGGACTTCGCGATGTCGTCCCCAGGCTCCGACTCCGGCGGACCGCagggctcgtcgtcgtcgtccgagGCGATGCGGGAGATGATCTTCCACATCGCGGCGCTGCAGCCGGTGGAGATCGACCCGGAGGCGGTGCGGCCGCCGAAGCGTCGCAACGTGCGCATCTCCAAGGACCCGCAGAgcgtggcggcgcggctgcggcgggAGCGCATCAGCGAGCGCATCCGCATCCTGCAGCGGCTCGTCCCGGGCGGCACCAAGATGGACACCGCCTCCATGCTCGACGAGGCCATCCACTATGTCAAGTTCCTCAAGTCCCAGGTGCAGTCCCtcgagcgcgccgccgccgccaccggtgccgccgcccaccgcgccgccgcattcGGCGCGGCCTACCCAGCTGCCTTGCCCCTGCAGCACCACGCTCCGTGGTAG